The following are encoded together in the Lathyrus oleraceus cultivar Zhongwan6 chromosome 3, CAAS_Psat_ZW6_1.0, whole genome shotgun sequence genome:
- the LOC127130731 gene encoding uncharacterized protein LOC127130731 has translation MEKSDRINTYQYKLRESKFDELNTLGALLIDDHMDAFKKTYGNLLAILLTKEDTRLVLTFAQFYDPIMHCFTFQDILLAPTLEEFAYILCIHVKYQVPYMSANGFPEPVVIAQTFYLKREVVNSNIHTKGNTRGFPSKFLIKNTTLFTDSGSWDAFYANFSLLIYGLVLFPIIEGFIDKVAINIFLTKNQVPTLLADVYFSFHWRNKKNDEMISLCVPLLYKWFLTHSQRK, from the coding sequence ATGGAGAAATCTGACAGGATAAATACTTACCAATACAAACTCAGGGAGTCTAAGTTTGATGAGTTGAATACGCTTGGAGCTCTTTTGATTGATGATCACATGGATGCCTTCAAGAAGACTTATGGCAACTTGTTGGCTATTCTACTGACCAAGGAAGATACGAGGTTGGTTCTCACTtttgctcagttctatgatcctaTTATGCATTGCTTTACTTTCCAAGATATCTTATTGGCTCCCACTTTGGAAGAGTTTGCCTACATCTTGTGTATTCATGTCAAATACCAAGTTCCTTATATGAGCGCAAATGGCTTTCCAGAGCCTGTAGTGATTGCACAAACTTTTTATCTCAAGAGGGAAGTAGTTAACTCCAACATTCATACCAAAGGTAACACCAGAGGGTTTCCTTCAAAGTTTCTCATTAAAAATACCACTCTATTTACTGATAGTGGAAGCTGGGATGCTTTTTATGCAAACTTCTCtcttctcatctatggattggtacTTTTCCCAATCATTGAAGGTTTCATTGATAAAGTTGCTATCAACATCTTCCTGACCAAGAATCAGGTTCCCACGCTTCTAGCCGATGTTTATTTCTCTTTCCATTGGAGAAACAAGAAGAATGATGAAATGATTAGTTTATGTGTTCCTTTGCTTTACAAGTGGTTCTTGACTCACTCGCAAAGGAAATGA